The genome window GCCTATTGGATCTTCAATATGTTCTTGTCCATCTACTTTAAAATTGTAAGGAAGAACATGTAGCTTTTCATACTCATGAGGTATATCAGCTGTATGATCGGCCATTTGCATAGCACGTTCGATCTCTTTTATACCTATTTCATGATTTGGTATATTCACTACACCACTACTGTCAACGCTTTTTGTATACGCACCAGAAATAGAAACTATGACTTTTTCATAGCGTGTTCCTGCAACTCTTTGTGCTTCTATTAATGCATTTTTTATTGACTTTGCAGCTTGCTCAATATTGGTTATAACACCTTTTCTTATTCCTTGTGTTTTTTCAGTTCCAATTCCAATTATCTTAATACCATTTTCATCATGTTGTGCTATTACTGCACAAATCTGAAAAGAGCCGATATCTATACCTAAAATTTTTGTACTCAAGATAATTACCTTTTGATATATTCTTTAATTTCATAGTATTTTTTCAGTTTGTTTGTTAAATCTTTTATTAACTCATTATTTTTAAGCATTGTAACGTTTTGCTGTGTTATTTGCTTATAGTTATTATCCATATTATCTACAAGCAACCTTTGTTCCAAAATATCGTATATAACGGCCTTATCCTCTAATATAACATAATCTTTTTTATTGTTAGTTTCAAAAAGTTGAGAAACAAAAGTTCTAGTCTCACTTTCATTTAGTCCTGAGATAGAGCTATTTATATCTCTACTAATAAAGCCTATATCAGTTCCTTTGAAATTTTGTAAAGACTCTTTTGCCATAGTTGTTAAGTTTTCTTTTTTCTTTTTATCTTTGTAAATTTCAAGTACCATTGCTCTTGCTTGTTCAAAACTCATGGGTTGTGGAGGAGTTATGCTTTTTACCCTAACTATCAAATATCCATCTTTATATGTAAATGGTTTTATAACCTCACCAACTTTTGCCCCTTTTATTTCATCAAGTGAGAATGTCGCATTATCTTCATTTACACTAACAAATTCATTTGTTGCAAGCTCGGCTTTTTTGATAGAGGTATATTTTTTTAAAGCATCAGTCTTACTTTTCTCGATATTGTAGTCTTTAATAACTTCAGTCTTTACTTCGTCAAATGATTTGATTTTATCATCAGAGCCTTTATATCTCTCCTTATTTTCGTTATAGTAGTCACTCAAAGTAGTTTGATTTGCATCATTTTTATTTGACTCTATAAAGTATGTTTCTAGACCGTATATGGTCTTTGTCATATAGTTGTTTTTATTTATTTCCCAAAGATCCTTTAGCTCTTTTTCATCTATTTTTATATCACTTTGATTAGCATTTATTATCTGTATTGCTAATTTGTCTTGCATAAAAAAGCTTGCTTCCATCATTGCAATGTCTTCTTTATTGGCTGGTAAATTTAAAATAGTTCTAAGCTTATCAAGCAGTATTGTTAGTTTTAAATTTTCTTCAAAATCAGTTGGATTTATTCTGGCCCTTCTTAAAATATCGTAGTATAAATTTTTATCAAAAGCACCATCTTTTTGAAATGTTGGATCAACGATTATATATTTTAAAATATCATCTTTGCTAACACTAAGACCTATATCGTCTGCAAAATTTAATAGTAAATTCTCTTGAATTGTAGCCTGAAGTGCAGCATTTTGTAATCCTAACTCATTGGCCTTTTCTTGCGTTAATTTACCATCAAAAAGATTATTGTAGTATTGATACAAACTATCATATTTTTGTTGTAGTTCTTGAATGCTTATATTTCTGTGTCCTACTTTTGCTACTGAAGTGGCTCGATTGCTGTTTAAATCATATGCTCCCCAGCCTACAAAGCCTGCTCCGACAAAGGCTATTGTACTTACCCAAATGGTAACAACTAGGTATTTTTTATGTTTTTGCATCCAAGACAACATTAAATTTTCCTTTAAAAGACTAACGAAATTTGTATGATATATTATATAAAATTGCCTTAAATAAGCTTAAAATAGGGGCTTTAAAAATACCTTTGTGAAGAATTTTGCTAACAATTTTTTAGCATTGTTAGCAAAATTTTTAAATACTATAATCGCTATAACCACTAGTTAAATGAAGCAATTTGCAGCTATTTTCTAGCAAAGCTATCTCTTTTGCAAGAAGTTGTGGGCTTCTGCTGTATGCATAAATACCATATCCTTTAATAATAATAATGTTTGTATTTTTTTCTAGCATGTATCTATAAATTTCAGTTTCTGCACGCTCATACCAGTCATCATATTGTTTTGGATCATAGACTGAAATTTCATTAAATCTCATATACCCAAAATAATCTTTCGGTACGATTTTTTCATGTTTCATTGCATAGGCAGTTGCGTATGGTGGCATCGCGTAGCAAACAAATCTTGCCTCATTTATATTTTTATAAATATTTAAGTGTATATCAGCATCAAGACTAGCTTCATTCCAACGATAGTCTTTTTTTGATGAAAGAAGCGTCAAGTCATCATCTTTTAAATTATCAAAAATGGCATTTTGTTTATTGATTATAAATTGATTTTTTTCGACTCTTGCCGAAATCGAGCCGTGAAAGACGCCAAAAAAATTCTTTCTAAACATAGAAAGTGATATTGTTTTTATCTCATTTATTGAGTGTTCTAGCTCCATTTTTTTCTCCTACGTTTAAGCGATTATATTTAAGCTATCTTAAAATTTATGTAAAATTTTGTGTAATGATAGCTTTTTAAGTAAAATTTCGATAAATTTTCCACACTATTTACTATAAAGAGGCAGTGTTGCAAAGTCCACATATCAGTGTTTTACTTGATGAAGTTCTATCTTTTTTTAAAAATTTAAATGGAAATTTTATAGATTGCACGCTTGGATATGCCGGACATTCTAGTGCCATTTTATCTCAAAATGAAAATTTAAATTTAATTGCCTGTGATAGAGATAACGAAGCTATAAATTTTTCACTAAAAAAACTTGAGCCATTTGGTAGTAGGGTTAAAATTTATAAAAGTAACTTCTCTGAATTGACTAGCAAGCTAAGTCAAGAAGAAATTTTAAATGTTAGAGGAATTTTGGCTGACATTGGTGTTAGCTCACTTCAGATAGATAAAGACGATAGAGGCTTTAGTCTTGGCTCAAGCACGCTTGATATGAGAATGGACAAAGAGCGAAATTTTAGCGCATTTGATGTTGTAAATGGATACTCTTTTGATGAGTTGGTTAGAATTTTTAGAGATTATGGCGAGCTAAAAAATGCTGCTGGGATTGCGAACAAGATTATAAATGCTAGAAATTTTGGCAAGATAACGAGTGCAAAAGAGCTTGCAAATTTAATAGGTACAGCCCAGATAAAAGGGCGTGGAGTTAGCCCTGCAATACTTGCCTTTCAAGCGATCAGGATAGAGGTAAATGGTGAGTTAGATGAGCTAACAAATTTACTTGATAGTATAGAAAAATGTGGGTTTAAAGATTGTCTTGTGGCGATTATTACATTTCATTCGCTTGAAGATAGGATCGTAAAAGAGCGCTTTAAAAAATGGGCAAATAGCTGTATCTGTCTACCTGGTGTTTATAAATGTGAGTGCGGAAATAACCACGAACTAGGAGAAATTTTAACCAAAAAGCCACTAACAGCAAGCCAAAATGAGCTAAAGATAAACTCACGAAGCAAGAGCGCAAAACTGCGGGTTTTTAAGATAAAAGGATAAAGATGCAAGAAAAAGAAGAGCTACTAACGCTTCACGACGAGGAGCAAAAACGTGAGGTAAATTTAAGCTTTAAGACATTAGTGATGGTCTATTTAGCTGTTTTTATAGCTCTAGCTATATTTTTGCCAAAAATTTACATAGCAAATCAAATTTATTATATAAGTAGAGATATAGCTGACATAAGCGGTAAACGAGATATGCTTTTAGAGGAAAATAGAGCTCTTAATATAAAGCTTGAAAATTTACGTTATAAAAATCAAATTTTAAATAATATGCAAGAGCGTCAATGGAAATAACGAAACATTTAAAGTTTTTTAAATTTTGGCGATTTAATTATATTGGCAAATAATATAGCCATTTTGTATATAACTGCATAAAAATAAAATTAGCTCAATAAAAACAAAGCCAAGTTTAACTTGCTAATTACTTTCTTTTTGAGAGATTAGCTTTTCATATATATATTGTTCTAAATCTTTTTTTGATATGTCATTTTTTATAGCAGTATTATAAATTTCTTCGACCTTGCTTGAGTATTTTTCATAGCCAAAATATGGAAAATGCACACTCCAAGCTTTCTTGATAAGATCGTGACTTATCTCTCTTCTTGCCCAAACTTTAAACATATCAAAGCCAATAAAAACGGCCGAAGTAACGACAGCAGTCGCTATTATCGATATATGTGCGTCAGTTTTTGCTAAAAAATGATGCGTGATGATTAACAATGGAAATAAAATGACAAAACAGATAAGTGCGTAAATCTGATAGAGCTTGATATGGTTAAATCTAAAATTTAACTTTGCTCCGTCTATTAGCATACCTTCGTTAAAAAGGGCATTTGCTTCAAGTAGATCCCTGAATAAAACTGGCTGTTTTGAAACAAAAAAAACGTTTTTTATGATTCTATCTTTTAAAGTTTCTTGCATTTTTTATAGACTTTTTACCTTTGAAATTTTGGCTCATTATATCTAAGAATCTATAAATTCAAACAAAATTAGATACAATTTGCCCAAAATTTAAGGAGCTAAAAATGGCAGATCAAGCTTTACAAACCGTCTTTTTAAATGGAGAATTTTTGCAAAAAGACGAGGCAAAAGTTAGTGCTTTTGATAGAGGATTTATATTTGGTGATGGAATTTATGAGGTTGTGCCTGTGATAAATTCAAAAATGGTTGATAAAGATGGATTTTGGGCGAGATTTGAAAGAAGCTTAAATGAAATAGATATAAGTTTGCCATACGAAAAGGAAAAATTTGAAGCGATCTTAAACGAGATAATCACTAAAAATGGCCTAAAAGAGGGCGGAATTTACATGCAAGTAACAAGAGGTGTGGCGTTTAGAAATTTCTATTTCATAGAAAATTTAACACCAAGTGTCTTTATTTTCTGTTACCAGAGTGAAATTTTAAACAATCCTGCTGCAAAAACTGGCATAAAAGTCGTGAGTGTCGAGGATATCAGGTGGAAAAGGCGTGACATCAAGTCTATCTCACTTCTGGCCCAGTGCTACGCTAAAAATGAAGCTCACAAAAAAGGCGCAGACGAGGGCTTTATGGTGGAAAATGGCTTTGTCACAGAGGGCTGTAGTTCGAGTGCTTTTATTATCAAGGATAAAACTCTAATCACAAAACCACTTTCAAATGAAATTTTGCCAGGCATTCGCCGTATGAGACTTTTAAAGATTGCTAAAGATATTGGCCTTAAGATAGAGGAGCGAAAATTTAGTATGGATGAAGTTTATAATGCTGATGAAGTCTTTATCTCGGCTGCGACGCTCATACTCTTACCAGTCGTCTATGCTGATGGCAAGGCGATAAACGGTGCAAAAGTAGGAGAAATTTCAAGCAAACTTCGTGAAATTTATGCTGGTGAACTTTTAAAAGAAGCCGGGCTTTGAGAGAAAAAATCTTAATAAGTGCTTGCCTAGTCGGCATAAATTGTAAATTTAACGGCGAAAATAATCTTTTAAATAAAGATGTTTTAGATGAAATTTCAAAGAAATTTCATCTGCTTTTTGTTTGTCCTGAGGTTTATGGTGGACTTAGTACACCAAGGGAACCGGCTGAGATGAAAAATGGCTCAATCATATGTAAATTTTCAGGCAAAGATGTGAGTAAAAATTTCATAAAAGGAGCAGAAATTTGCCTAAAGATAGCCAAACTAAATGGTTGTAAAAAGGCTATTTTAAAATCAAAAAGTCCAAGTTGTGGAAGTGGACAAATTTATGACGGAAGCTTTAGTAAGAGGCTTATTTTAGGTGATGGCATCACAGCAAAACTGCTAAAAGAAAATGAAATTTTAGTTTACAGCGAAGATGAGATAGTAGGGTTTGATGTTTGATAGGCTAAAAGACAACATTATGTTTGAGGTGATTTTTAAGTACATCATCTTGTTGCTACTTTTTATCTGTGTGGCTGGGCTTTTTGCAAGCGGCGTTCTTTTCTTAAATGGGGAGATGAGTGAAAATTCGCTGAATTTACACATTTTCTTTGGCTTTAGTTTGGTTGTTTTGACGATTGTTCATAGTTATGTTAAGAAGAAAAAGTTAAAGAAGCTAAGCCTTGAGTTTAAAAATATTTTAAATCACAAGCCAGTGCAGATGGATTGTAATACTACTAGATTTTTAAACGCTCTAAACGATGTAAAGGTTGGCGAGTTATCAAAGAAATTTGGCTCTGATATTGTAGAAATTTTAAAATCAAATAACATAAAAGTAAAAAGCGAGAATGAGACGATGAAACAAATTTGTAAAAATAACGATGAAAAGATGTTTTATATTTTTGTTTTAATTGTAGAAGATATTTTTAAGGATAAGGAAAAAATTTGAAAAAGGGTATATTTTTAGCATTTAGTGTTGCTTTGTTTTTGGGATGCTCACAGACCCAGCCAAAGCCAAGTGTGCAAAATTCTTTACCGGATGAAAATGTATATAAGCCAAATGAACGCATTAGTTTGCTTGATTTTGAAATGAAGCAAGATGCCTCGTCGCTACCGCAAAATATACAAAGTGCAAGCTTTGACCAAGAAGAAATTTTAAAAAGAAGGTTTAAGGTTTTTACATTAAGGGGCGTAAAATTTAATCCAAACGATGTCTTTTGGGCATTTAATATATATAAGCCGAGCAAAAAGAGAAAGTATTTTGGCTCAAATTTTAGAGAGATACCTCAAAGCTGGTTTGACGCACAAAAGGACAATGCAAATTTTTCAGCTCTTTCAAGCATCTCTGCTTATGCTCTAACTTCGGCAAACACAGCTTTAAGAAATTTTCCAACCGATGAGCCGATATTTTTAAATCCGCAAACTCCAGGAGAAGGCTATCCGTTTGATTATCTGCAAGAGTCAACCCTAAGCATTGCTCATCCACTTTTTGTCTCACATCTTTCTAAAGACAGGGCATGGGCGTTTGTTAGCGATGATGCGGTTTGGGGCTGGGTAAAGGTCGAGGATATAAAATTTATAAGCGACGATGAGGCAAATGCCTATCAAAAGTCAAGTTTTGTGACCATAAAAACGGACAAGATGCCAGTTTATGACAAGGCTGGAAATTTCTTGTTTTATTCAAGAGTCGGAGCGATACTACCTGTTTTGGCACAGGATAGTAAAAACTACTACGGAAAAATTTATGTAAGAAATCTCTTGAGAGAATTTGTGTTGCCAAAGTCTGTTGGCGCTCTTTTTCCTCTTAAATTTAATGACTCAAATCTAAAAACACTTATTAGCTCCCTTCTTACTCAGCCTTATGGTTGGGGCGGGGTCGATAAGCTAAGGGATTGCTCACTTTTTACTAAAGATTTGTTAGCAAGCTTTGGCGTGTGGCTGCCTAGAAACTCAAGGGCTCAAGCAAATATGGGACAAAAATTTGATTTAAAAGGACTTAGTAACGCTGCTAAGACAAAAGAGATAAAAGAAAAAGGTGTGCCATATCTTACGCTTGTGCATCTGCCAGGGCATATCATGCTTTATGCTGGATACAAGGGCGATGATATCTACGTGGTGCATGACGCTTGGGGGATAAAGACTGAAAACAACGGCCGTGCGCTAATCGGTGCTACGGCAGTAACTACGCTAAATATCGGACAAAATAGAAGCGATATACAAAACTCAAATTTGCTCATTTCAAAGGTCGATTCTATAAATGTGATAAAGCCCGAAAGTGTAATAAGTGATAAAGCTAGAAAAATTTCAGCTTTACAAAGGGCTTATGGTGTTAAGGTTGAGGATAATTTGGTCAAATTCGGTGATGGAGTAATATTTGTCTATGATGACTTTAAACAAAAAGATGAAGAGTGCAGCACTGGGGCTGACATAGAGGATATGAACGCGCTTGATTACGCTGCGTTTGCGCCACTTAGCGCGTCTTTAAGTGATGCTGGTAGATGTAGAAACTACGAGCTTTTAGGCAAAATTTATGGCTCAAGCGAGAGCGCGGTAAAGGCAAATTTAGTAGATGTCATTTGGCTAAAAGATAGCCTTGCGCTGAAACTACCATTTAACTCTAAAAATGGAGCTGCAGCCGCCTTGCAAGACGTAAGCAATGAGCTAAATGAGATGGTAAAAAGTGATGCGAGCTTGCTTGAGTATTTAAAAGATCCAGGCGGGACATTTAAATGGCGCATCATCGCTGGCACAAACCGCTTGAGCGCTCACAGCTACGGCATTGCGATCGATATAAATGTGAAAAAGAGCCACTATTGGCAGTGGAGCAATGGCTACCAAAACCTCATTCCTGAAAAGATAGTGCGTGTTTTTGAAAAACATAAATTTATCTGGGGTGGACGCTGGAAGCACTTTGATACGATGCACTTTGAGTATCGCCCAGAGATGTTTGAGTAGATGAAAGAGCAAATTTTAGAAATTTTATCTCACTCAAACGTTTTTTTAACAGGCGGTGGCGGTGTTGGCAAGAGCTATCTAACTGCCTCTGTCATCAGACACTACAAAGAAAATTTTAAAAACGTCATAATCCTTGGCTCAACTGGCATAAGTGCCGTTAGTCTTGGAGGAGTTAGCTTGCATAGTTTTTTTAAATTTGGCTACTGTAAGGACTATGAGGAGCTAAGGCGCTTTGACTATCATCAAAAAGACAAACTAAGCAAGCTAAGAAATATGCTAGATGCATGTGATCTGCTTGTAATTGATGAAATTTCAATGGTGAGCTCAGATTTAATGGAGATGATAAGATACCGACTACTTACTTCCAAATTTAAAGGTAGGGTGCTTATAGTGGGCGATTTTTATCAGCTTCCGCCAGTGCAAAAGGAGCAAAACGAAAATAGGCTTTTTAATTTTTTATACGCTTTTAACTCCAGTGCGTGGGAGGATATGAAATTTACAAATGTTGAGCTACTAGTCTCAAAACGCACAAATGATCTTAAATTTTATGAGATTCTCTCTCGTCTTAGAGTTGGTGAGTTAGATGATGAAATAATGA of Campylobacter concisus contains these proteins:
- the rsmH gene encoding 16S rRNA (cytosine(1402)-N(4))-methyltransferase RsmH, whose translation is MQSPHISVLLDEVLSFFKNLNGNFIDCTLGYAGHSSAILSQNENLNLIACDRDNEAINFSLKKLEPFGSRVKIYKSNFSELTSKLSQEEILNVRGILADIGVSSLQIDKDDRGFSLGSSTLDMRMDKERNFSAFDVVNGYSFDELVRIFRDYGELKNAAGIANKIINARNFGKITSAKELANLIGTAQIKGRGVSPAILAFQAIRIEVNGELDELTNLLDSIEKCGFKDCLVAIITFHSLEDRIVKERFKKWANSCICLPGVYKCECGNNHELGEILTKKPLTASQNELKINSRSKSAKLRVFKIKG
- a CDS encoding D-amino acid aminotransferase, with translation MADQALQTVFLNGEFLQKDEAKVSAFDRGFIFGDGIYEVVPVINSKMVDKDGFWARFERSLNEIDISLPYEKEKFEAILNEIITKNGLKEGGIYMQVTRGVAFRNFYFIENLTPSVFIFCYQSEILNNPAAKTGIKVVSVEDIRWKRRDIKSISLLAQCYAKNEAHKKGADEGFMVENGFVTEGCSSSAFIIKDKTLITKPLSNEILPGIRRMRLLKIAKDIGLKIEERKFSMDEVYNADEVFISAATLILLPVVYADGKAINGAKVGEISSKLREIYAGELLKEAGL
- a CDS encoding peptidylprolyl isomerase, which translates into the protein MLSWMQKHKKYLVVTIWVSTIAFVGAGFVGWGAYDLNSNRATSVAKVGHRNISIQELQQKYDSLYQYYNNLFDGKLTQEKANELGLQNAALQATIQENLLLNFADDIGLSVSKDDILKYIIVDPTFQKDGAFDKNLYYDILRRARINPTDFEENLKLTILLDKLRTILNLPANKEDIAMMEASFFMQDKLAIQIINANQSDIKIDEKELKDLWEINKNNYMTKTIYGLETYFIESNKNDANQTTLSDYYNENKERYKGSDDKIKSFDEVKTEVIKDYNIEKSKTDALKKYTSIKKAELATNEFVSVNEDNATFSLDEIKGAKVGEVIKPFTYKDGYLIVRVKSITPPQPMSFEQARAMVLEIYKDKKKKENLTTMAKESLQNFKGTDIGFISRDINSSISGLNESETRTFVSQLFETNNKKDYVILEDKAVIYDILEQRLLVDNMDNNYKQITQQNVTMLKNNELIKDLTNKLKKYYEIKEYIKR
- a CDS encoding SH3 domain-containing protein, with product MKKGIFLAFSVALFLGCSQTQPKPSVQNSLPDENVYKPNERISLLDFEMKQDASSLPQNIQSASFDQEEILKRRFKVFTLRGVKFNPNDVFWAFNIYKPSKKRKYFGSNFREIPQSWFDAQKDNANFSALSSISAYALTSANTALRNFPTDEPIFLNPQTPGEGYPFDYLQESTLSIAHPLFVSHLSKDRAWAFVSDDAVWGWVKVEDIKFISDDEANAYQKSSFVTIKTDKMPVYDKAGNFLFYSRVGAILPVLAQDSKNYYGKIYVRNLLREFVLPKSVGALFPLKFNDSNLKTLISSLLTQPYGWGGVDKLRDCSLFTKDLLASFGVWLPRNSRAQANMGQKFDLKGLSNAAKTKEIKEKGVPYLTLVHLPGHIMLYAGYKGDDIYVVHDAWGIKTENNGRALIGATAVTTLNIGQNRSDIQNSNLLISKVDSINVIKPESVISDKARKISALQRAYGVKVEDNLVKFGDGVIFVYDDFKQKDEECSTGADIEDMNALDYAAFAPLSASLSDAGRCRNYELLGKIYGSSESAVKANLVDVIWLKDSLALKLPFNSKNGAAAALQDVSNELNEMVKSDASLLEYLKDPGGTFKWRIIAGTNRLSAHSYGIAIDINVKKSHYWQWSNGYQNLIPEKIVRVFEKHKFIWGGRWKHFDTMHFEYRPEMFE
- a CDS encoding class II aldolase and adducin N-terminal domain-containing protein — its product is MELEHSINEIKTISLSMFRKNFFGVFHGSISARVEKNQFIINKQNAIFDNLKDDDLTLLSSKKDYRWNEASLDADIHLNIYKNINEARFVCYAMPPYATAYAMKHEKIVPKDYFGYMRFNEISVYDPKQYDDWYERAETEIYRYMLEKNTNIIIIKGYGIYAYSRSPQLLAKEIALLENSCKLLHLTSGYSDYSI
- a CDS encoding chemotaxis protein produces the protein MFDRLKDNIMFEVIFKYIILLLLFICVAGLFASGVLFLNGEMSENSLNLHIFFGFSLVVLTIVHSYVKKKKLKKLSLEFKNILNHKPVQMDCNTTRFLNALNDVKVGELSKKFGSDIVEILKSNNIKVKSENETMKQICKNNDEKMFYIFVLIVEDIFKDKEKI
- a CDS encoding DUF523 domain-containing protein: MREKILISACLVGINCKFNGENNLLNKDVLDEISKKFHLLFVCPEVYGGLSTPREPAEMKNGSIICKFSGKDVSKNFIKGAEICLKIAKLNGCKKAILKSKSPSCGSGQIYDGSFSKRLILGDGITAKLLKENEILVYSEDEIVGFDV